A window from Cryobacterium sp. PAMC25264 encodes these proteins:
- the hydA gene encoding dihydropyrimidinase: MKTLIKNGTVVNSTGTARADVLIDGDTIAAVLAPGSTLLGFDIERNVDTVIDAGGKYVIPGGIDAHTHMQMPFGGTEASDTFETGTRAAAWGGTTSIVDFVVQYAGENVLDQYHLWQEKARGECAIDYGFHQILSDVQDSSLVAMDELVNEGVSSFKLFMAYKGVFLSDDGQIVKAMQKASSNGSMIMMHAENGSVIDLLVQQAVAAGNTTPYFHGLTRPWQAEEEATHRAIMLANLTGAPLYVVHVSAKQAVEQIAIARDRGQNVFGETCPQYLYLSLEDQLGAESDEWGTFEGAKWVCSTPLRSKAEGHQHHMWQSLRTNDIQMVSTDHCPFCMKGQKDMGLTDFSKIPNGIGSVEHRMDLLYQGVVDKQISLERWVEVTSTTPARMFGMYGQKGVIQPGADGDVVIYDPNGHTSIGVGKTHHMNMDYSAWEGYEIDGHVDTVLSRGKVVIDNNQYLGAKGDGKYIKRGLSQYLI; this comes from the coding sequence ATGAAGACCCTGATCAAGAACGGCACCGTGGTCAATTCCACGGGCACGGCCCGAGCGGATGTGCTGATCGACGGCGACACCATCGCCGCGGTGCTCGCCCCCGGCTCCACCCTGCTCGGCTTCGACATCGAGCGGAACGTCGACACCGTGATCGATGCCGGCGGAAAGTATGTGATCCCCGGCGGTATCGACGCGCACACCCACATGCAGATGCCGTTCGGTGGCACCGAGGCCAGCGACACCTTCGAGACCGGCACCCGGGCCGCCGCGTGGGGTGGAACCACGAGCATCGTCGACTTCGTGGTGCAGTACGCCGGTGAGAACGTGCTCGACCAGTACCATCTCTGGCAGGAGAAGGCCCGCGGCGAGTGCGCCATCGACTACGGCTTCCATCAGATCCTCTCCGACGTGCAGGACTCCTCCCTCGTGGCCATGGACGAGCTCGTCAACGAGGGTGTCTCCAGCTTCAAGCTCTTCATGGCCTACAAGGGTGTGTTCCTCTCCGACGACGGCCAGATCGTCAAGGCCATGCAGAAGGCATCCAGCAACGGCAGCATGATCATGATGCACGCCGAGAACGGCAGCGTCATCGATCTGCTCGTGCAGCAGGCCGTCGCGGCCGGCAACACCACGCCCTACTTTCACGGCCTGACCCGGCCGTGGCAGGCCGAGGAAGAGGCCACCCACCGGGCCATCATGCTCGCCAACCTCACCGGGGCGCCGCTCTACGTGGTGCACGTGTCAGCCAAACAAGCAGTGGAGCAGATCGCCATCGCCCGCGACCGCGGCCAGAACGTGTTCGGCGAGACCTGCCCGCAGTACCTCTACCTCTCGCTCGAAGACCAGCTCGGTGCCGAAAGCGACGAGTGGGGCACCTTCGAGGGGGCGAAGTGGGTGTGCAGCACGCCGCTCCGGTCCAAGGCCGAGGGCCACCAGCACCACATGTGGCAGAGCCTGCGCACCAACGACATCCAGATGGTCTCCACCGATCACTGCCCGTTCTGCATGAAGGGGCAGAAAGACATGGGGCTGACGGACTTCTCCAAGATTCCCAACGGCATCGGCTCGGTCGAACATCGCATGGATCTCCTGTACCAGGGCGTGGTCGACAAGCAGATCTCCCTCGAACGCTGGGTGGAGGTCACCTCCACCACTCCCGCACGCATGTTCGGCATGTACGGCCAGAAGGGCGTCATCCAGCCCGGAGCCGACGGCGACGTGGTGATCTACGACCCGAACGGGCACACCTCGATAGGAGTGGGCAAGACCCATCACATGAACATGGATTACTCCGCCTGGGAGGGCTACGAGATCGACGGCCACGTCGACACCGTCCTCTCCCGCGGCAAGGTCGTCATCGACAACAACCAGTACCTCGGCGCCAAGGGTGATGGCAAGTACATCAAACGCGGTCTCAGCCAGTACCTGATCTAG
- a CDS encoding ABC transporter ATP-binding protein: MTTAALPVQHAVEVKGVSRVFAGRKGASVTALDAVSLSVAPGEFVSLIGPSGCGKSTLLRLIADLDTPTTGSIEVFGKSARQARIDQDYGIAFQQAGLLPWRTVTGNIELPLELHGTGKAARRDRAAELIELVGLSDFAGHYPDQLSGGMQQRVAIARSLAESPSLLLMDEPFGALDEMTRERMQNELVRICAETSAAVVFVTHSIPEAVFLSNRVVVMSPRPGRIRDVLSVNLGRMSDRGENLREDEDFFHSVSQVRELLHGATPTGARGVETR; the protein is encoded by the coding sequence ATGACCACGGCAGCACTACCGGTACAGCATGCCGTCGAGGTGAAGGGGGTCAGTCGCGTCTTCGCCGGCCGCAAGGGCGCATCCGTCACGGCCCTGGATGCGGTGAGCCTTTCTGTCGCTCCCGGCGAATTCGTGTCGCTGATCGGCCCGTCCGGCTGCGGCAAAAGCACCCTGCTGCGGCTGATCGCCGACCTCGACACTCCCACGACAGGGTCGATCGAGGTGTTCGGCAAGAGCGCCAGGCAGGCCCGCATCGACCAGGACTACGGCATCGCGTTCCAGCAGGCCGGCCTCTTGCCCTGGCGCACGGTGACCGGCAACATCGAACTGCCCCTCGAACTGCACGGCACCGGCAAGGCCGCACGCCGCGACCGCGCCGCCGAGCTGATCGAGCTCGTGGGCCTGAGTGACTTCGCCGGGCACTACCCCGACCAGCTCTCCGGCGGCATGCAGCAGCGGGTGGCGATCGCCCGGTCGCTGGCCGAGAGCCCGAGCCTGCTGCTGATGGACGAACCGTTCGGCGCCCTCGACGAGATGACCCGGGAGCGCATGCAGAACGAGCTCGTGCGCATCTGCGCCGAGACCAGCGCCGCCGTGGTCTTCGTCACCCACTCCATCCCCGAGGCGGTGTTCCTCTCCAACCGGGTGGTGGTGATGTCGCCGAGGCCCGGCCGCATCCGCGACGTGCTCAGCGTCAACCTCGGCCGCATGAGCGACCGCGGCGAGAACCTGCGGGAAGACGAGGACTTCTTCCACTCGGTCAGCCAGGTGCGGGAGCTCCTGCACGGCGCCACCCCCACCGGGGCGCGCGGGGTCGAGACCCGATGA
- a CDS encoding ABC transporter permease — MSAPAGVRPAAPVSAEPARSGAARSGLSRTVLPPVLLGLVAILFWQGAVTVLAIKPFILPGPFAIGEQFSANLQNVLNGMVVTGRNALIGLVLGAIVGVLLAILSALVRLFDEMAAPVVAAFAVVPIVALAPVLYTMFGANAETARQLVAALAVFVPVYFNTLKGLRMVRPVHRDLMRSYAASSWQATKTVTLPTAVPFVFTGLRIASSLAVISALIAEYFGGPVGGLGKSITSAASSSNYGLAWAYVLGSIILGLLFYCAALGLEKLVSRRAPTA; from the coding sequence ATGAGCGCCCCGGCGGGCGTGCGCCCGGCGGCACCGGTGTCGGCCGAGCCGGCCCGGTCGGGTGCGGCGCGTTCCGGCCTGTCCCGCACGGTGCTGCCGCCGGTTCTCCTCGGCCTCGTCGCGATCCTGTTCTGGCAGGGCGCCGTCACCGTTCTGGCGATCAAGCCGTTCATCCTGCCGGGTCCGTTCGCGATCGGCGAGCAGTTCAGCGCCAACCTGCAGAACGTGCTGAATGGCATGGTCGTCACGGGCCGCAACGCCCTGATCGGCCTGGTGCTCGGCGCGATCGTCGGCGTGCTGCTGGCCATCCTCTCGGCCCTCGTGCGGCTGTTTGACGAGATGGCCGCGCCCGTCGTGGCGGCCTTCGCGGTGGTGCCCATCGTGGCGCTGGCGCCCGTGCTCTACACGATGTTCGGCGCCAACGCCGAGACCGCCCGGCAGCTCGTGGCCGCCCTGGCCGTGTTCGTGCCGGTGTACTTCAACACCCTCAAGGGCCTGCGCATGGTGCGTCCGGTGCACCGGGACCTGATGCGCTCCTACGCCGCGTCGAGCTGGCAGGCCACCAAGACGGTGACCCTGCCCACGGCCGTGCCGTTCGTGTTCACGGGCCTGCGCATAGCGTCATCGCTCGCCGTGATCTCGGCGCTGATCGCCGAGTACTTCGGCGGACCCGTCGGGGGCTTGGGCAAGTCGATCACCTCGGCCGCCTCCAGCTCCAATTACGGGCTGGCCTGGGCGTACGTTCTCGGCTCCATCATCCTCGGCCTCCTCTTCTACTGCGCGGCGCTCGGCCTGGAGAAACTGGTCAGCCGCCGCGCCCCCACCGCCTGA
- a CDS encoding TIGR03842 family LLM class F420-dependent oxidoreductase, with protein MDFGAVLQTNPPSARTVQLAVLAENHGFSHVWTFDSHLLWQEPYVIYSKILAETRKVIVGPMVTNPATRDWTVTASTYATLNEMYGNRTICGIGRGDSAVRVTNGRPSTLKTLRESIHVIRELANSRAVEYNGATLQFPWSQGSTLDVWVAAYGPLALKLTGEVGDGFILQMADLDVAEWMIKTVRTAAANAGRDPEAIKFCVAAPMHMGDDWQHMRDQNRWFGGMVGNHVADIVAKYGSDSAVPKALTDYIKGREGYDYNEHGRAGNTHTDFVPDEIVDRFCLLGPAEAHIAKLTALKELGVDQFAGYLQHDNKEETLRVYGETVIPALADHITAKA; from the coding sequence ATGGACTTCGGCGCAGTACTCCAGACCAACCCGCCCTCGGCGCGCACCGTGCAGCTGGCCGTGTTGGCCGAGAACCACGGCTTCAGCCACGTGTGGACCTTCGACTCGCACCTGCTCTGGCAGGAACCCTATGTGATCTACAGCAAGATCCTTGCCGAGACCCGCAAGGTGATCGTGGGTCCGATGGTCACCAACCCGGCCACCAGGGACTGGACGGTCACGGCCTCCACCTACGCCACCCTCAACGAGATGTACGGCAACCGCACCATCTGCGGTATCGGCCGCGGCGACTCCGCGGTGCGGGTCACCAACGGTCGGCCCAGCACGCTGAAGACCCTGCGGGAATCGATCCACGTCATCCGCGAACTCGCCAACTCCAGAGCGGTCGAGTACAACGGTGCCACCCTGCAGTTCCCCTGGAGCCAGGGCTCCACTCTCGACGTCTGGGTGGCCGCCTACGGCCCGCTCGCGCTCAAGCTCACCGGCGAGGTCGGTGACGGCTTCATCCTGCAGATGGCCGACCTCGACGTGGCCGAGTGGATGATCAAGACCGTGCGCACCGCCGCCGCCAACGCGGGCCGCGACCCCGAGGCGATCAAGTTCTGCGTCGCGGCGCCCATGCACATGGGCGACGACTGGCAGCACATGCGCGACCAGAACCGCTGGTTCGGCGGCATGGTGGGCAACCACGTCGCCGACATCGTCGCCAAATACGGCTCCGACAGTGCCGTGCCCAAGGCCCTCACCGACTACATCAAGGGCCGCGAGGGCTACGACTACAACGAGCACGGCCGGGCCGGCAACACCCACACCGACTTCGTGCCCGACGAGATCGTCGACAGGTTCTGCTTGCTCGGCCCCGCCGAGGCCCATATCGCCAAGCTCACGGCGCTCAAGGAACTCGGCGTCGACCAGTTCGCCGGCTACCTGCAGCACGACAACAAAGAGGAGACCCTGCGGGTCTACGGCGAGACCGTGATCCCCGCCCTCGCCGACCACATCACGGCCAAGGCATGA
- a CDS encoding ABC transporter permease — protein MTQAGTVSTAPARASTAARGRSWLGQGMPRRILVGALGVLALALLWELYVFLAPADGVIVGGLTVLPRASEMAMPHLWVMLERILEPVTGSSSAVPMWQAVLEAALFTLGIAAVGWLVGVTVGLALALLMQRFRLAESAILPWIILSQTVPLIALAPLVRRWGAQIEFGSFSWENWMSVALIASYLAFFPVSIGALKGLGSPDANHVDLMHCYAVGWWKTLWRLRLPASVGYLLPALRLAAASAVIGSVVAEVSIGLRGGIGRLIVEYAGAAGSDPGKPWAPIFGSVLVGLVAAGFVGLISLFLRRFRRGEVAA, from the coding sequence ATGACCCAGGCCGGCACCGTCAGCACCGCCCCGGCGAGGGCGTCCACTGCGGCGCGCGGCCGGTCCTGGTTAGGCCAGGGGATGCCGCGGCGCATCCTGGTGGGCGCGCTCGGTGTGCTCGCCCTCGCGCTGCTCTGGGAACTGTACGTCTTTCTCGCCCCCGCCGACGGCGTGATCGTCGGCGGTCTCACCGTGCTGCCGCGGGCCAGCGAAATGGCCATGCCGCACCTCTGGGTGATGCTCGAACGCATCCTCGAGCCCGTCACCGGCTCGTCCAGCGCGGTGCCGATGTGGCAGGCCGTGCTCGAAGCCGCCCTGTTCACGCTCGGCATCGCCGCGGTCGGCTGGCTCGTCGGCGTCACGGTGGGCCTCGCGCTCGCGCTGCTCATGCAGCGCTTCAGACTGGCCGAATCGGCCATCCTGCCCTGGATCATCCTCAGCCAGACGGTGCCGCTGATTGCCCTTGCACCGCTCGTGCGGCGCTGGGGCGCGCAGATCGAATTCGGCTCGTTCAGCTGGGAGAACTGGATGTCGGTGGCGCTGATCGCCTCCTACCTCGCCTTCTTCCCCGTCTCGATCGGCGCGCTCAAGGGCCTCGGCTCACCCGACGCCAACCACGTGGACCTCATGCACTGCTACGCGGTGGGCTGGTGGAAGACGCTCTGGCGGCTGCGGTTGCCGGCGAGCGTGGGCTACCTGCTGCCCGCCCTCCGCCTCGCGGCGGCCAGCGCCGTGATCGGCAGCGTCGTCGCCGAGGTGTCCATAGGTCTCCGCGGCGGCATCGGCCGGCTCATCGTCGAATACGCCGGCGCCGCCGGCAGCGACCCGGGCAAGCCCTGGGCCCCCATCTTCGGGTCGGTGCTGGTGGGTCTCGTGGCCGCCGGCTTCGTCGGCCTGATCTCACTGTTCCTACGTCGATTCCGCAGGGGAGAGGTGGCCGCATGA